The following coding sequences lie in one Pseudomonas sp. B33.4 genomic window:
- a CDS encoding filamentous hemagglutinin N-terminal domain-containing protein, whose product MDVRLYAFLARQPAAAVKTRESFLGMPKRGLAFLLANVMFWQPMWAQADGIVVANPNTSLDRAGNGVPIINIATPNASGLSHNQFHDYNVGAQGLILNNGSTQNNLTQLGGHIIDNPNLKNSGSAQAILNEVISGNPSQLRGYTEVAGQSARVIVANPYGITCNGCGFINSPRVTLTTGKPVLDNGRLDRFQVDQGSVAIEGAGLNATNVDRFEIITRSAKINAEIQAQNLTIVAGRNDVNAQTLNATARVDDGSAKPQLAIDSSALGGMYAGAIKLVGTEAGVGVKLDGKLIASGGDIQLDANGQLSLADTSATGAVNVKAASLDARGPVYAGTALNVQTQGNLTNRQTLAARDSISLSAGGQLTNAGVIDAGVNADGSRNANGDLGITAQNLDNTGKSLTASRNLTVNTAQTLNNQGGTLSGQTAAISAGTLDNRNAGKVQSNTTLNLNAAQVLNSQGVINSNAGLTANIGQLINSNGELSSQTDAVLNVTSLDNVAGLMSAGRLLDISALGAINNRTGRIGAKQTLLVKAQQLDNSQQGQLTSEGTLTTRVSEQLNNQNKGLIQANGAMDVQATRLDNRAGKISSLDTLTVSSANTDNRGGTIRADQAAKLLIDNLDNRDKGRLESKTALSVDGNTLDNSNGGLLTATGLLSLKAKAVTNDGGRISTKGDIDANIDSLNQEHGELVAEGNLLLTGKTLNSHQDSLVGSLKTLTVNVEQIDNRASTLSSQLDLHINGARLDNSDGGKVLSDTTLALKIEQIINATNGLIFSKGASTLSGIGLSNVGGRIVSQNTLGLNFDEATDNQQGLISSEGQMTLTAGSLDNRLGKLSSLEAMALTASGAVLSQGGLIVSQKGLTFKSGSLDNSDNGIISAKADSTLTTGELKNRQGGSIASDGTLLLTAAHLDNSGGSLGSQQKLEVSVTSLEQDGGELFSNGDLTLDMHNGLFDNQRGNIHTPGQLLLKNLKDVNNSAGEISAAKAWSVNAQSFNNDGGKLLSNEKLTLVIERALSNVKGLIASASLDSRSDTLNNSSGDIRVRGDADFSVTGMFDNQNGVVIADNGLTITAASLDNRQEGLIGSTNALKLNVERVDNRSGELSSKSDVSLIGAWLDNSDSGYMLAGGNLALTVNDVINRNKGLLSGDSGLTLTGKTLENSGRLTSQKDLAINLSGDLNNAQGSLVNEGALAITAQSLNNNAGTVSSAKALTVDTRGSISNRGGSLLTDGDLTLNSSTLDNQQKGVLSSKANLSISTGELNNSQANIYAADHVEINAGQVTNTAGSLGAGKTLTANVQGLDQQGGKLFSGGTVSVDLNGGALNNQGGVINAPDQLRLKNLSDVNNRGGEISSDQAFELIAKSLDNSGGQLLSNQKLTLTLDNALTSIKGTIAAAALQVRAASLDNSDGGVLLSDSDIEVTVDGLLKNTNKGSIRAAQQLTLNSTGLNNQGGTLVGVSGLNIDLGASAQDLNNQDGVISSKGGLSIAHLRDLSNQNGVINSKGVLSIATLRDLNNQQGEISSVNSFSLTGNRFDNRGGNLISNDQLSLTAAELKNQGGLISGWKGVTLTGGTLDNSREGTVSSLLGNTSIDLSGALINHSNGGVGGKGEVSIKATSLDNSNGIVTSGGKQTLTISGGNISNTAGGLIESGDALDIRAATLDNTSGRISATKALNFTGTQLNNTSGSLVSDDSVTLDLLGALININGTLGSTGAFLINRSTNIDNRGGQLISQTLLSLFTSGDLDNSQRGTLSAKDQLDIAAGGTLDNKNDGLISSRDAGVTLTAAALNNAKGAVQSMTALTVNTGSGAIDNQGGKIIAQNGDLTLNAASLDSRGGVLSSLNGLLQTRLSGVLRNGQGGKIEGSRLDLQALGGIYSDGGRIAANTGNILLNAGGNTLDNSGGGIYAKGVVKTIAGLMSNNNGQISGSSIELGADGNLSNRSGLIESASTLAIRAANLDNQGGKLRALGTSGKTDFQIGSQFDNRNGLVETANTDFTLAAPSFLNAGGSVTHVGLGEFGISTANVMNAGGSLVTRGGLTLNADSWTNSSVIQAGRLTVNVGNFVQTASGQLLASNQLVGRGGNWSNEGLIASDGSMDMQLGGTYGGNGRVSSLGDMTFNAAQLGLTSASSIGGGGLTTVNVGGLLNNAGGRLTSNYAMTINAGAVSNTGTLGAAQDLTIRTANLVNNRGLIFSGGNMNLLVNDFTNQTGDVYSIGNLTIGGQYGGRANSVNNLAASINVDGDFSLSANSFNNKTEGVVGEEKLISGDITFSGTTFYVNENFESTSTITGPQASLSVAGSLTANVGAFTNTASLISAGRNIKLDVDTFDNFGLQSGSFTRMRVYKLGGLPNKQTSWVSVDLQNYANRNSKNQYDYIDTWHEPDKGGTHWAYQSLDKQLMNRVNTKFGIGPEVAVPSQILAGTKQRDDRVFTNGGSSVSSIVQAGQAVEINAKTTINNGNLNPYTNFGGTVKDTADTGVKNSAKPTVVFLNPQLPPDLAQQQVNPLALPGFTLPTGDNGLFRLSRKDGSEQTIVAGKDWTIGSITAAPAGHAGGMPVRHATDFQIDKNDPVSVKNRELALADRPSLNLNDKIADINVNAAAGDGPVGVMLPNRGGPSFNVPRVQGLPDTSVRSNPHKYLIETNPVLTDLKQFMSSDYLLAKLGYDPDNSAKRLGDGLFEQRLVQQAVVARTGQRFIDGQTSDEAMFKYLMNNAIASKNELNLSMGVTLTAQQVAALTHDIVWLEEHEVNGEKVLVPVLYLAHADNRLAPNGALIQGNDVDLIAGQNLTNAGTLRATNNLAASAGQDLTNSGLIEAGNRLGLLATHDIINKSGGVISGRDVTMVTLTGDVINERTVNSTVFNNKGQIQQRDYVDSAARIEAANDLTIFSGRDVLGIGGAMSSGGDTRIEASRDIAIASAQQLSVDSGGKEQRSSITQYGSSINAGRDILMSAGRDFAAVGSDMNAKRNFTLVAEGDVTIASAADESHSYSKTKKLTTQEDHVKQIASTITAGGDVAIRAGNDLALISSRITAGDEAYLVAENDIQVLAAQDTDYSLYDKKDKGSFGKKKLKHDEVTQVTNVGSEITTGGNLAVVSGGDQRFQVAKLNSGGDILLDSGGQIVFEGVKDLHDESHTKTNNNAFWNSSKGKGNTDETFRQTQMFAKGDIVIKAVDGLKIDVKQVNQQTVSESIDAMVKADPQMAWLKQAEERGDVDWRQVKEIHESFKYQNSGLGPASQLIIAIAMAAILGPMMAGMNAMLQGVAITAATKATVSTIDNRGNLGKVLKDVTSEDALKSYVVAAATAGVTQGMKFDVGNITLTPEGLKAVATKVTADALIKTVVYGGSFKDNLVSSAAGTLASIGAAMGAGEIGDLKLPEGSLEKILLHAGLGGLVSKAMGGDFGTGALAGGANEFLVGLLGDKLLPENYVPGTPEYIQAQANLLAVSQIVGVLGAAASGSDVGIAASVAANGTLYNYLSHQAFEEVENCLNGKTCTTKEQKDAAIAKAEKLSEFLDSEMRSMCDKAPQSDGCRTAVNSALKYIAMQDAWNVMHKDVARTSQTTFDYLYNTQGASDRLVTYLNTIDNRANFFGASNVYEQQLGIGASWFGGAETVSRALLTGLGADGNASFLSFGLGWFLAPVYDWRKAAGDALITGGFDNFKDLYNKNATDPAAWDIKQLKNEQSLLQTIHEKFLGDHTFFQTVGKYATDTSLNPFIGDKQGVDGGVIILNYDSRVEYGCKLLGLSKSQGCAP is encoded by the coding sequence TCGGCACCGAGGCCGGGGTCGGGGTGAAACTCGACGGCAAACTGATTGCCAGCGGCGGCGATATTCAGCTCGATGCCAATGGCCAACTGAGTCTGGCCGATACCTCGGCCACGGGCGCGGTCAACGTCAAAGCCGCCAGCCTTGATGCACGCGGCCCGGTCTACGCCGGCACCGCGCTCAACGTGCAAACCCAGGGCAACCTGACCAACCGCCAGACCCTCGCGGCCCGCGACAGCATCAGCCTCAGCGCCGGCGGCCAACTGACCAACGCCGGCGTCATCGATGCCGGCGTCAACGCCGACGGCAGCCGCAATGCCAACGGCGATCTGGGCATCACTGCGCAGAACCTCGACAACACCGGCAAAAGCCTCACCGCCAGCCGCAATCTGACGGTCAACACCGCGCAAACCCTGAACAACCAGGGCGGCACGCTCAGCGGCCAAACCGCTGCGATCAGTGCCGGCACGCTGGACAACCGCAATGCCGGCAAGGTGCAGAGCAACACCACCCTGAACCTCAACGCCGCGCAGGTGCTCAACAGTCAGGGTGTGATCAACAGCAACGCCGGCCTCACCGCCAACATCGGCCAGTTGATCAACAGCAACGGCGAACTCAGCAGCCAGACCGACGCGGTTCTCAACGTCACCTCGCTGGATAACGTTGCCGGCCTGATGAGCGCCGGCCGTTTGCTCGACATCAGCGCCCTCGGCGCGATCAACAACCGCACCGGCAGGATCGGCGCCAAACAGACCTTGCTGGTAAAAGCCCAACAACTCGACAACAGCCAGCAAGGCCAGTTGACCAGCGAAGGCACGCTGACCACGCGGGTCAGCGAGCAACTGAACAACCAGAACAAGGGCCTGATCCAGGCCAACGGCGCCATGGACGTGCAGGCCACGCGCCTGGATAACCGCGCCGGCAAGATTTCCAGCCTCGACACCCTGACCGTCAGCAGCGCAAACACCGACAACCGTGGCGGGACGATTCGCGCCGATCAGGCCGCCAAACTGCTGATCGACAACCTGGACAACCGCGACAAGGGCCGCCTCGAAAGCAAGACCGCGCTGAGCGTCGACGGCAACACGCTGGATAACAGCAATGGCGGCCTGCTCACCGCAACCGGTCTGTTGAGCCTCAAAGCCAAAGCCGTGACCAACGACGGTGGACGGATTTCCACCAAGGGCGATATCGACGCCAACATCGACAGCCTCAATCAAGAGCATGGTGAACTGGTCGCCGAAGGCAACCTGTTGCTGACCGGCAAAACCCTCAACAGCCATCAGGACAGTCTGGTTGGTTCGCTCAAGACTTTGACCGTCAATGTCGAGCAGATCGACAACCGCGCCAGCACACTGTCCAGCCAGCTGGACCTGCACATCAACGGCGCACGCCTGGACAACAGCGACGGCGGCAAGGTGCTGTCCGACACCACACTGGCGCTGAAAATCGAACAGATCATCAACGCCACTAACGGCCTGATTTTCAGCAAAGGCGCGAGCACCCTCAGCGGCATCGGCCTGAGCAACGTTGGCGGGCGCATTGTCAGCCAGAACACGCTCGGGCTGAACTTCGACGAGGCCACGGACAACCAGCAAGGCCTGATCAGCAGCGAAGGGCAGATGACCCTTACTGCCGGCAGCCTCGACAACCGTCTGGGCAAACTGTCGAGCCTTGAAGCGATGGCGCTGACTGCCAGCGGTGCCGTGCTGAGTCAGGGCGGCCTGATCGTTTCGCAGAAAGGCCTGACCTTTAAAAGTGGCAGTCTGGATAACAGCGACAACGGCATCATCAGCGCCAAGGCCGATTCGACCTTGACCACCGGCGAGCTGAAAAACCGCCAGGGCGGCAGCATCGCCAGCGACGGTACGCTGTTGCTCACCGCCGCGCACCTGGACAACTCCGGCGGCAGCCTCGGCAGTCAGCAGAAACTCGAGGTCTCGGTGACCTCGCTGGAACAGGATGGCGGCGAGCTGTTCAGCAACGGCGACCTGACCCTGGACATGCACAACGGTCTGTTCGACAACCAGCGCGGCAACATCCATACGCCGGGCCAGTTGCTGCTGAAAAACCTCAAGGACGTCAACAACAGCGCCGGCGAAATCTCCGCCGCCAAGGCCTGGAGCGTCAACGCACAAAGCTTCAACAACGACGGCGGCAAACTGCTCAGCAATGAAAAACTCACCCTGGTCATCGAGCGTGCGCTGAGCAACGTCAAAGGCCTGATCGCCTCCGCCAGCCTCGACAGTCGCAGCGATACGTTGAACAACAGCAGTGGCGACATCCGTGTGCGCGGTGATGCTGATTTCAGCGTCACCGGCATGTTCGATAACCAGAACGGCGTGGTTATCGCCGACAACGGCCTGACGATCACCGCCGCGAGTCTGGATAACCGTCAGGAAGGTCTGATCGGTTCGACTAATGCGCTGAAGCTCAACGTCGAGCGTGTCGACAACCGCAGCGGCGAGCTGTCGAGCAAGAGCGATGTCAGCCTGATCGGTGCGTGGCTCGATAACAGCGACAGCGGTTACATGCTCGCCGGCGGCAATCTGGCGCTGACCGTTAACGACGTCATCAACCGCAATAAAGGCCTGCTGTCCGGTGACAGCGGGCTGACACTGACCGGCAAGACACTGGAAAACAGCGGGCGCCTGACCAGCCAGAAAGACCTCGCGATCAATCTCTCCGGGGATCTGAACAACGCGCAGGGCAGCCTCGTCAACGAAGGCGCTTTGGCGATCACCGCGCAAAGTCTCAACAACAACGCCGGCACCGTCTCCAGTGCCAAAGCGCTCACCGTCGACACGCGCGGCTCCATCAGCAACCGCGGCGGCAGCCTGCTGACCGATGGCGATCTCACCCTCAACAGCAGCACGCTGGATAACCAGCAAAAAGGTGTGCTCAGCAGCAAGGCCAACCTGAGCATCAGCACTGGCGAACTCAACAACAGCCAAGCGAATATTTACGCGGCCGACCACGTTGAGATTAATGCCGGTCAGGTGACCAACACCGCTGGCAGCCTCGGCGCCGGCAAGACGCTGACCGCCAATGTCCAAGGCCTCGACCAGCAGGGCGGCAAACTGTTCAGCGGCGGCACCGTCAGTGTCGATCTGAACGGCGGCGCGCTGAATAACCAGGGCGGCGTGATCAACGCGCCGGACCAGTTGCGGCTGAAAAACCTCTCCGACGTGAACAACCGTGGCGGCGAGATTTCCAGCGATCAGGCTTTTGAACTGATCGCCAAGTCGCTGGACAACAGCGGCGGCCAATTGCTGAGCAACCAGAAACTCACCCTGACCCTCGACAACGCGCTGACCTCGATCAAAGGCACGATTGCCGCTGCGGCGTTGCAGGTTCGCGCGGCGAGTCTGGATAACAGCGACGGCGGCGTGTTGCTCAGTGACAGCGACATCGAGGTGACTGTCGATGGCCTGCTGAAAAATACCAACAAAGGCAGCATTCGCGCCGCGCAACAACTGACCCTCAACAGCACCGGCCTGAACAATCAGGGCGGCACGCTGGTCGGCGTCTCAGGCCTGAACATTGACCTGGGCGCCAGCGCGCAGGATCTGAACAACCAGGACGGAGTGATCAGCAGCAAAGGCGGGTTGAGCATTGCCCATCTGCGCGACCTGAGTAACCAGAACGGCGTGATCAACAGCAAAGGCGTGCTGAGCATCGCCACCCTGCGTGACCTGAATAACCAGCAGGGCGAAATCTCCAGCGTCAACAGCTTCAGCCTCACCGGCAACCGTTTCGATAACCGTGGCGGTAACCTGATCAGCAACGATCAGTTGAGCCTCACGGCTGCCGAACTGAAAAACCAGGGTGGACTGATTTCGGGCTGGAAGGGTGTCACCCTTACAGGCGGCACGCTCGATAACAGTCGCGAAGGCACCGTCTCCAGTCTGCTCGGCAACACCAGCATCGACCTCAGCGGCGCGTTGATCAACCACAGCAATGGGGGCGTGGGCGGCAAAGGCGAGGTGAGCATCAAGGCTACCAGTCTGGACAACAGCAACGGCATCGTCACGAGCGGCGGCAAGCAGACGTTGACCATCAGCGGCGGCAATATCAGCAACACTGCGGGTGGGTTGATCGAAAGTGGCGACGCACTGGATATCCGTGCCGCCACGCTGGACAACACCTCCGGCAGAATCAGCGCCACAAAAGCCCTGAATTTCACTGGCACGCAACTGAACAACACCAGCGGCAGTCTGGTTAGCGATGACAGCGTCACCCTCGACCTGCTCGGTGCTCTCATCAATATCAATGGGACTCTGGGCAGTACCGGCGCATTCTTGATCAACCGCTCCACCAACATTGATAACCGCGGCGGGCAATTGATCAGCCAGACCCTGCTGAGCCTGTTTACCAGCGGCGACCTGGACAACAGCCAACGCGGCACCCTGTCGGCCAAAGATCAACTGGATATCGCTGCTGGCGGCACGCTGGATAATAAAAACGATGGTTTGATCTCCAGCCGCGATGCCGGCGTGACCCTCACTGCCGCTGCGCTGAACAACGCTAAAGGCGCGGTGCAAAGCATGACCGCGCTGACCGTGAACACCGGCAGCGGCGCGATCGACAACCAGGGCGGCAAAATCATCGCCCAGAACGGCGACCTGACCCTCAACGCTGCCAGCCTCGACAGCCGTGGCGGGGTGCTCTCAAGCCTTAACGGTTTGCTGCAAACCCGTCTGAGCGGCGTGTTGCGCAACGGTCAGGGCGGCAAGATCGAAGGCAGTCGCCTCGACCTGCAAGCGCTCGGCGGTATCTACAGCGATGGCGGACGGATCGCCGCCAACACCGGCAACATCCTGCTCAACGCCGGCGGCAACACCCTCGACAACAGCGGCGGCGGGATCTATGCCAAAGGCGTGGTGAAAACCATCGCCGGCCTGATGAGCAACAACAACGGCCAGATCAGCGGCAGCAGCATCGAGCTGGGTGCCGACGGCAACTTGAGCAACCGCAGCGGCCTGATCGAAAGCGCCAGCACACTGGCGATTCGCGCCGCCAATCTCGACAACCAGGGCGGCAAACTGCGCGCGCTCGGCACCAGCGGCAAAACCGATTTCCAGATCGGCAGCCAGTTCGACAACCGCAACGGTCTGGTGGAAACCGCTAACACCGATTTCACTCTCGCCGCACCAAGCTTCCTCAACGCCGGCGGTTCGGTGACGCATGTCGGCCTCGGTGAATTCGGCATTTCCACCGCCAACGTGATGAACGCCGGCGGCTCGCTGGTGACCCGTGGCGGCCTGACGCTGAACGCCGACAGCTGGACCAACAGTAGCGTGATTCAGGCCGGGCGGTTGACGGTGAATGTCGGCAATTTTGTGCAGACCGCGAGCGGGCAGTTGCTGGCTTCCAATCAACTGGTGGGACGTGGCGGCAACTGGAGCAACGAAGGTTTGATCGCCAGTGACGGCAGCATGGACATGCAACTGGGCGGCACCTACGGCGGCAATGGTCGTGTCAGCAGCTTGGGTGATATGACCTTCAATGCTGCGCAACTTGGCTTGACCAGCGCTTCAAGCATTGGCGGTGGTGGCCTGACCACCGTTAACGTCGGAGGCCTGCTGAACAATGCCGGCGGACGACTGACGTCCAACTATGCGATGACGATCAACGCCGGTGCGGTGAGCAACACTGGTACGTTGGGGGCTGCGCAGGACCTGACAATCAGGACTGCAAATCTGGTGAATAATCGCGGCCTGATTTTCAGCGGCGGCAATATGAATCTACTGGTAAACGATTTCACCAACCAGACCGGTGACGTTTACAGCATTGGCAATTTGACGATTGGCGGGCAATACGGTGGGCGTGCAAACAGCGTTAATAACCTTGCAGCTTCGATCAATGTGGATGGTGATTTTTCGCTGTCGGCCAATAGCTTCAATAACAAGACGGAAGGGGTGGTTGGCGAGGAGAAGCTTATCTCCGGGGACATCACCTTCAGTGGCACTACGTTTTACGTCAATGAAAACTTTGAATCGACCTCGACGATCACCGGGCCGCAAGCATCGCTTTCGGTGGCGGGAAGTCTGACTGCTAATGTGGGGGCTTTCACCAATACTGCGTCGCTGATTTCCGCTGGCAGGAACATCAAACTTGATGTCGACACATTCGACAACTTCGGGTTGCAGTCGGGCAGCTTCACGCGGATGCGTGTTTATAAGCTTGGCGGGTTACCGAACAAACAAACCAGTTGGGTCAGCGTCGATCTGCAGAACTACGCAAACCGAAACTCAAAAAACCAATATGACTACATAGACACTTGGCACGAACCCGACAAGGGGGGGACTCACTGGGCTTATCAGTCGCTGGACAAGCAACTCATGAACAGGGTCAATACCAAGTTCGGTATTGGACCTGAAGTCGCAGTGCCTTCGCAGATTCTGGCGGGCACCAAGCAGCGTGATGACCGAGTTTTCACTAATGGCGGAAGTAGTGTCTCCTCTATCGTTCAAGCCGGGCAAGCGGTCGAGATCAACGCCAAAACCACCATCAACAACGGCAACCTGAACCCGTACACCAATTTCGGTGGCACGGTAAAAGACACGGCTGACACCGGGGTGAAGAACTCCGCCAAACCCACCGTAGTCTTCTTGAATCCGCAGTTGCCTCCGGATCTGGCTCAACAGCAAGTCAACCCACTGGCGCTGCCGGGCTTCACCTTGCCAACAGGTGATAACGGCCTGTTCCGACTCAGCCGCAAGGACGGTAGCGAACAGACGATTGTTGCGGGCAAAGACTGGACCATTGGCTCTATCACTGCCGCACCCGCTGGACACGCAGGCGGCATGCCGGTCAGACATGCAACGGATTTCCAGATCGACAAGAACGATCCGGTTTCGGTTAAAAACCGTGAACTGGCGTTGGCCGATCGACCATCGCTGAATCTCAACGACAAAATTGCTGACATAAACGTCAATGCCGCCGCTGGCGATGGCCCCGTTGGCGTCATGCTGCCCAATCGTGGCGGCCCCTCATTCAACGTCCCGCGTGTCCAAGGCTTGCCTGACACCAGCGTGCGCTCCAACCCGCACAAATACCTGATCGAGACCAACCCGGTACTCACCGATCTCAAGCAGTTCATGAGTTCGGACTATCTGTTGGCCAAGCTCGGCTACGACCCCGACAACAGCGCCAAGCGCTTGGGCGACGGCCTGTTTGAACAGCGCTTGGTGCAACAAGCCGTGGTCGCCCGCACCGGTCAGCGCTTCATCGACGGCCAGACCTCCGACGAAGCGATGTTCAAGTACCTGATGAACAACGCCATCGCCAGCAAGAATGAACTCAATCTTTCGATGGGCGTGACCCTGACCGCTCAGCAAGTGGCGGCACTGACCCACGACATCGTCTGGCTCGAAGAGCACGAAGTGAACGGTGAGAAGGTGCTCGTGCCTGTCTTGTATCTAGCCCATGCCGATAACCGCCTGGCGCCGAACGGTGCGCTGATCCAGGGCAATGATGTTGACCTGATCGCGGGCCAGAACCTGACCAACGCAGGAACGTTGCGCGCTACCAACAATCTGGCGGCCAGTGCCGGGCAAGACCTGACCAACAGTGGCTTGATTGAGGCGGGGAATCGGCTGGGGCTGCTAGCCACCCATGACATCATCAATAAATCAGGCGGTGTCATTTCCGGACGCGATGTCACCATGGTGACGCTGACCGGAGACGTCATCAACGAGCGCACGGTCAACAGTACGGTCTTCAACAACAAGGGCCAAATCCAGCAACGTGACTATGTTGATAGCGCTGCACGTATCGAAGCAGCCAATGATCTGACCATCTTCTCGGGCCGGGACGTGCTTGGCATCGGTGGGGCCATGTCCAGCGGGGGAGACACGCGGATCGAGGCCAGTCGAGATATCGCCATCGCTTCGGCCCAACAGCTGAGCGTTGACAGTGGCGGCAAGGAACAACGCAGCTCCATCACGCAGTACGGATCCAGCATCAATGCCGGACGCGATATCCTGATGAGCGCGGGCCGTGACTTTGCCGCCGTGGGCAGTGACATGAATGCCAAGCGCAATTTCACCCTCGTTGCAGAGGGTGATGTGACGATTGCTTCAGCCGCTGATGAAAGTCACTCCTATTCAAAAACCAAAAAACTCACGACTCAGGAAGACCACGTTAAACAGATTGCCAGCACGATCACTGCCGGTGGTGATGTCGCGATCCGGGCAGGTAATGATTTGGCGCTGATCTCCAGTCGTATCACCGCTGGCGATGAAGCCTATCTGGTGGCGGAGAACGATATTCAAGTGCTTGCCGCACAAGACACGGACTACTCTTTGTACGACAAAAAAGACAAAGGCAGTTTTGGCAAAAAGAAATTGAAGCATGACGAAGTCACGCAGGTGACGAACGTTGGCAGTGAGATTACGACCGGTGGAAACCTGGCTGTAGTGAGTGGCGGCGATCAACGATTCCAGGTCGCGAAACTCAACAGCGGTGGCGACATCCTGTTGGACAGTGGTGGGCAGATTGTCTTTGAAGGCGTGAAGGATCTGCACGATGAGAGCCATACGAAAACCAACAATAATGCGTTCTGGAACTCTTCCAAAGGTAAGGGCAATACCGACGAAACGTTCCGTCAGACGCAGATGTTTGCCAAGGGCGACATCGTCATCAAAGCGGTCGATGGCCTGAAAATCGATGTAAAGCAGGTCAATCAGCAAACGGTCAGCGAGTCCATTGATGCCATGGTCAAGGCCGATCCGCAGATGGCCTGGCTTAAACAGGCAGAAGAACGTGGCGATGTGGACTGGCGGCAGGTCAAGGAGATTCATGAGTCTTTCAAATACCAGAACTCCGGATTGGGGCCAGCTTCACAACTGATCATTGCCATCGCCATGGCGGCCATCCTCGGACCGATGATGGCCGGCATGAACGCAATGTTGCAGGGAGTCGCCATTACCGCCGCAACCAAAGCGACGGTCAGCACGATCGACAACCGCGGTAACCTTGGAAAAGTGCTCAAGGACGTTACGTCCGAAGATGCCTTGAAAAGCTACGTCGTGGCGGCGGCAACTGCAGGCGTTACTCAGGGAATGAAGTTCGATGTGGGCAATATCACTTTGACGCCGGAGGGGCTCAAGGCCGTGGCGACCAAAGTGACTGCCGATGCGTTGATCAAAACCGTCGTCTACGGAGGCAGTTTCAAGGACAACCTGGTCAGCTCTGCGGCCGGAACGCTGGCCAGCATCGGCGCAGCCATGGGCGCGGGGGAAATTGGCGACCTGAAACTGCCCGAGGGCAGCCTGGAGAAAATTCTCCTGCACGCCGGACTCGGCGGTCTGGTGTCCAAAGCCATGGGCGGAGATTTCGGCACCGGAGCGCTTGCCGGTGGTGCCAACGAGTTTCTGGTCGGTTTGCTGGGCGATAAGCTCTTGCCGGAAAACTATGTTCCGGGAACCCCTGAATACATTCAGGCGCAGGCCAATCTGCTGGCCGTCTCACAAATAGTGGGGGTGTTGGGCGCTGCCGCTTCCGGTAGCGATGTGGGTATCGCCGCTTCGGTGGCTGCCAATGGAACGCTTTACAACTATCTGTCTCACCAAGCCTTCGAGGAAGTCGAAAACTGCCTCAATGGCAAAACCTGCACGACGAAGGAACAGAAAGACGCTGCCATCGCCAAGGCCGAAAAGCTGAGCGAATTTCTCGATTCGGAAATGCGCAGCATGTGTGACAAGGCCCCCCAAAGTGATGGCTGCCGCACGGCGGTCAACTCGGCACTCAAATACATTGCCATGCAGGATGCGTGGAATGTCATGCACAAAGACGTGGCACGTACATCGCAAACGACCTTTGACTATCTCTACAACACCCAAGGTGCTTCTGATCGTCTGGTGACCTATCTGAACACGATCGATAACCGAGCCAACTTTTTCGGTGCGAGCAATGTGTATGAGCAACAACTCGGAATAGGCGCGTCATGGTTTGGAGGCGCTGAGACCGTTTCCCGAGCGCTGTTGACCGGTTTGGGCGCAGATGGCAATGCATCGTTCCTCAGCTTTGGGCTGGGCTGGTTCCTGGCGCCCGTTTATGACTGGCGTAAAGCGGCTGGCGATGCGTTGATTACAGGCGGGTTTGATAACTTCAAAGACCTTTACAATAAAAACGCTACGGATCCGGCAGCCTGGGATATCAAACAATTGAAGAACGAGCAGTCGTTGTTGCAGACCATTCATGAGAAGTTTCTGGGTGATCACACGTTCTTTCAAACGGTTGGCAAGTACGCAACAGATACATCACTCAACCCGTTTATTGGCGACAAACAGGGCGTCGATGGTGGCGTGATTATTTTGAATTACGACTCAAGGGTCGAATATGGCTGTAAATTGCTGGGTCTTTCGAAAAGCCAGGGTTGCGCACCATGA